One Kineococcus radiotolerans SRS30216 = ATCC BAA-149 DNA window includes the following coding sequences:
- a CDS encoding MmgE/PrpD family protein, with amino-acid sequence MREHEVRVRRSDEEFPREEELAWQLARVATDDVPVDDDVAGMVVNRVLDNAAVSAASLLRASVVAARAQALAHPPSRGGAGARVAGTTEDVSPEWAAWANGVAVRELDFHDTFLAAEYSHPGDNVPALVAVAQHLGVDGASLLRGIVVAYEVQVDLVRAISLHRHKIDHVAHLGPSVAAGLGAMLRLPTAVVHQAIGQALHTTTATRQSRKGAISTWKAYAPAFAGKVAIEAVDRAVRGQTSPAPIYEGEDGVVAWLLDGPDALYRVPLPEPGEPRRAILDTYTKEHSAEYQAQAVIDLARRLHREHPELRDPANVASIVLHTSHHTHVVIGSGANDPQKYDPAASRETLDHSVPYVFAVALQDGGWHHVDSYVPARAARPDTVALWRKVSTVEDPEWTERYHATDPARKAFGARVVATLTDGSTVVDEIAVADAHPLGARPFTRPQYERKLAVLAEGVLAPEEVERFTALARRLPELSAGEVRDLGIVAPPDLLSTVPLPRGLF; translated from the coding sequence GTGAGGGAGCACGAGGTCAGGGTCCGCCGCAGCGACGAGGAGTTCCCCCGCGAGGAGGAGCTCGCCTGGCAGCTGGCCCGGGTCGCCACCGACGACGTGCCCGTCGACGACGACGTCGCCGGGATGGTCGTGAACCGGGTCCTGGACAACGCCGCGGTGTCCGCCGCGTCGCTGCTGCGCGCCTCCGTCGTCGCGGCCCGCGCGCAGGCGCTGGCCCACCCGCCCTCGCGCGGGGGCGCCGGGGCCCGCGTCGCGGGGACCACCGAGGACGTCTCGCCGGAGTGGGCGGCGTGGGCGAACGGGGTCGCGGTGCGCGAGCTCGACTTCCACGACACGTTCCTGGCCGCGGAGTACTCCCACCCCGGCGACAACGTCCCCGCGCTGGTCGCCGTCGCCCAGCACCTCGGGGTGGACGGCGCGTCGCTGCTGCGCGGGATCGTCGTCGCCTACGAGGTGCAGGTCGACCTGGTCCGGGCGATCTCCCTGCACCGGCACAAGATCGACCACGTCGCCCACCTCGGGCCCTCGGTCGCGGCAGGGCTGGGGGCGATGCTGCGGCTGCCCACCGCGGTGGTGCACCAGGCGATCGGGCAGGCCCTGCACACCACCACCGCCACCCGGCAGTCGCGCAAGGGCGCGATCTCGACGTGGAAGGCGTACGCGCCGGCCTTCGCGGGGAAGGTCGCGATCGAGGCCGTGGACCGCGCGGTGCGCGGGCAGACCAGCCCGGCGCCGATCTACGAGGGCGAGGACGGGGTGGTCGCGTGGCTGCTCGACGGCCCCGACGCGCTCTACCGGGTCCCGCTGCCCGAACCGGGCGAACCGCGTCGCGCGATCCTCGACACCTACACCAAGGAGCACTCCGCGGAGTACCAGGCGCAGGCCGTCATCGACCTCGCCCGCCGCCTGCACCGCGAGCACCCGGAACTGCGCGACCCCGCGAACGTCGCCTCGATCGTCCTGCACACCTCCCACCACACCCACGTCGTCATCGGCTCCGGTGCGAACGACCCGCAGAAGTACGACCCGGCGGCCAGCCGGGAGACCCTCGACCACTCGGTGCCGTACGTCTTCGCCGTGGCGCTGCAGGACGGCGGGTGGCACCACGTCGACTCCTACGTCCCGGCCCGCGCCGCCCGCCCGGACACCGTCGCCCTGTGGCGCAAGGTGTCCACCGTCGAGGACCCGGAGTGGACCGAGCGCTACCACGCCACCGACCCGGCCCGGAAGGCGTTCGGCGCGCGGGTCGTGGCGACGCTGACCGACGGGTCCACCGTCGTCGACGAGATCGCCGTGGCCGACGCCCACCCGCTGGGCGCCCGCCCCTTCACCCGGCCCCAGTACGAGCGCAAGCTCGCCGTCCTGGCCGAGGGGGTCCTGGCGCCGGAGGAGGTCGAGCGGTTCACGGCCCTCGCCCGCCGGTTGCCGGAACTGTCCGCGGGCGAGGTCCGCGACCTCGGGATCGTCGCCCCGCCCGACCTGCTGTCCACCGTTCCGCTGCCGCGCGGGCTGTTCTGA
- a CDS encoding GGDEF domain-containing protein: MLRSLSARDPRSARAWAALALMVTIATCLLTNLVTFGALHAPELTATLGLAAVSAVLLGVPAERAAPLVVLAPLAGVAAVVWLDLLSRDAGVTGQVFLVVPVIWAAAQLRPGGTAVVALATVVGEAVVAFSILPPGEAAAVFAYVTVFTLLVAGVLTRGGVIQERLVEQLRVQAGTDPLTGLVTRRVLDAATDRAVRARGCEGALVVIDLDRFKTVNDTHGHLGGDAALAHVAALLTARCRPGDVVARMGGDELAVLMLDCPADVAVRRAQCFVDAVRDEPLRLPGGTVVPLSISAGLTPLSPAVTGAQDLYARADSALYAAKRAGRDRLARAA, translated from the coding sequence GTGCTGCGCTCGCTGAGCGCCCGGGACCCGCGCTCGGCGCGGGCGTGGGCCGCGCTCGCGCTCATGGTGACCATCGCGACGTGCCTGCTCACCAACCTCGTGACGTTCGGGGCCCTGCACGCCCCGGAGCTCACCGCCACGCTCGGCCTCGCCGCGGTCTCCGCGGTCCTGCTGGGCGTGCCCGCCGAGCGCGCCGCGCCGCTGGTCGTCCTCGCCCCGCTGGCCGGCGTCGCCGCCGTGGTCTGGCTGGACCTGCTCAGCCGGGACGCCGGGGTCACCGGGCAGGTCTTCCTCGTCGTCCCCGTCATCTGGGCCGCCGCGCAGCTGCGCCCGGGGGGCACCGCCGTCGTGGCCCTGGCCACGGTCGTCGGCGAGGCGGTCGTCGCGTTCTCGATCCTCCCGCCGGGGGAGGCCGCCGCCGTGTTCGCGTACGTGACGGTGTTCACGCTGCTCGTCGCCGGCGTCCTCACCCGCGGCGGGGTCATCCAGGAACGCCTCGTGGAGCAGCTGCGGGTCCAGGCCGGCACCGACCCGCTGACCGGGCTGGTGACCCGCCGGGTCCTCGACGCGGCCACCGACCGGGCCGTGCGCGCCCGGGGGTGCGAGGGCGCGCTCGTCGTCATCGACCTCGACCGGTTCAAGACCGTCAACGACACCCACGGCCACCTCGGCGGCGACGCCGCCCTCGCCCACGTCGCGGCCCTGCTCACCGCCCGCTGCCGCCCCGGCGACGTCGTGGCCCGGATGGGCGGGGACGAGCTGGCCGTCCTCATGCTCGACTGCCCCGCCGACGTCGCCGTCCGGCGCGCCCAGTGCTTCGTCGACGCCGTGCGCGACGAGCCCCTGCGGCTGCCCGGCGGGACGGTCGTCCCGCTGTCCATCAGCGCCGGGCTGACGCCGCTGTCCCCGGCGGTGACCGGGGCGCAGGACCTCTACGCCCGCGCCGACTCCGCCCTCTACGCGGCCAAGCGCGCCGGCCGCGACCGGCTGGCCCGCGCGGCCTGA
- a CDS encoding ATP-binding protein — translation MCDATPPRQLDLPTDERAPAHARRFLEEAVCPVHAACVLDDATLLVTELVTNSLRYGAPPLTVRVVCDGTAGLRVMVSDGDPGAPVPRTAGAEDESGRGTTLVDYISDAWGVEPHEDGKTVWFSLTA, via the coding sequence GTGTGTGACGCGACGCCGCCGAGGCAGCTCGACCTCCCCACCGACGAGCGGGCCCCGGCGCACGCCCGGCGCTTCCTGGAGGAGGCGGTGTGCCCCGTCCACGCCGCCTGCGTCCTCGACGACGCGACCCTGCTCGTCACCGAGCTGGTGACCAACAGCCTCCGCTACGGGGCGCCGCCGCTCACGGTGCGGGTCGTCTGCGACGGGACCGCGGGCCTGCGCGTGATGGTCAGCGACGGCGACCCGGGCGCGCCCGTCCCGCGCACGGCCGGCGCGGAGGACGAGTCCGGGCGCGGGACCACCCTCGTCGACTACATCAGCGACGCGTGGGGCGTCGAGCCGCACGAGGACGGCAAGACCGTCTGGTTCAGCCTCACCGCCTGA
- a CDS encoding Pr6Pr family membrane protein: MRPPASWSRVWHAVLALVVLASLVAQVALVVAGGGDANSGEAGTEVPVSTRLVRLFSFFTVQSNLLVLAAAVPLVLDPVRDGRFWRVLRLDGLLGIVVTGAVFGAVLAPLVQHAGVGWWINAGFHYVSPAMALLGWLLFGPRPRIDGRTLAWAFAWPVGWVVYTFVRGAVVGWYPYPFLDVEAVGYATALRNTGFVVVLAVLLLALFRWLDSRLPRVDDPR; encoded by the coding sequence GTGCGACCCCCCGCCTCCTGGTCCCGCGTCTGGCACGCGGTCCTCGCCCTCGTCGTGCTCGCCTCGCTGGTGGCGCAGGTCGCCCTGGTCGTCGCCGGCGGCGGCGACGCGAACTCCGGGGAGGCGGGCACGGAGGTGCCGGTCTCGACCCGGCTGGTCCGGCTGTTCAGCTTCTTCACCGTCCAGAGCAACCTGCTGGTGCTGGCCGCGGCGGTCCCGCTGGTGCTGGACCCGGTGCGCGACGGCCGGTTCTGGCGGGTCCTGCGCCTGGACGGCCTGCTCGGCATCGTCGTGACGGGGGCGGTGTTCGGGGCGGTGCTCGCCCCCCTGGTGCAGCACGCGGGCGTGGGCTGGTGGATCAACGCCGGGTTCCACTACGTCTCCCCGGCGATGGCGCTGCTGGGCTGGCTGCTGTTCGGGCCCCGCCCGCGCATCGACGGCCGCACCCTGGCGTGGGCGTTCGCCTGGCCCGTGGGCTGGGTGGTCTACACGTTCGTGCGCGGCGCCGTGGTGGGCTGGTACCCGTACCCGTTCCTCGACGTCGAGGCCGTGGGGTACGCGACCGCGCTGCGCAACACCGGGTTCGTCGTCGTCCTGGCGGTGCTGCTGCTGGCCCTGTTCCGCTGGCTCGACTCCCGGCTGCCCCGGGTCGACGACCCCCGCTGA
- a CDS encoding cell wall-binding repeat-containing protein, with product MEQHQHVRTSEHRRRRPGRAGLLLAASLLAAAAGSPPAAAAPEIGFETLTPVCSPAPPLAHPGCAAGRAYRGAQLPSGAPNQLVQLSGPDRYATAVQIAEHGFPEADVVVLVSGEDRHLVDALSAAPLARSLAAPLLLSTRDAVPAATAGYLREHATASVLLVGGPDALGGGTAAQLRALGVTDVQRIAGADRYATSRALAASLPDAAHGWAASGEDAHLVDALAAAGPAARLGEPLVLVADDDPLPAAAALEALGVTSTTVAGGPEGVLPEAMAPLPTPRRSAGTDRYGTAAALAQEAVDRGVPAADLLFAPGVTGHLVDALAAGPLGRATLLAGDGPSSQDVVEAWFDTHGAWRVTAVGAVEVEGGDA from the coding sequence GTGGAGCAGCACCAGCACGTCCGCACGTCCGAGCACCGCCGCCGCCGGCCCGGGAGGGCCGGTCTGCTGCTGGCCGCGTCGCTGCTCGCGGCGGCCGCCGGGAGCCCGCCCGCCGCGGCCGCGCCGGAGATCGGCTTCGAGACCCTCACCCCGGTCTGCTCCCCGGCCCCGCCCCTCGCGCACCCCGGGTGCGCCGCGGGTCGCGCCTACCGGGGCGCGCAGCTGCCCAGCGGGGCCCCGAACCAGCTCGTGCAGCTCAGCGGGCCCGACCGCTACGCCACCGCCGTGCAGATCGCCGAGCACGGCTTCCCCGAGGCCGACGTCGTCGTCCTCGTCAGCGGCGAGGACCGCCACCTCGTGGACGCGCTGTCGGCCGCGCCGCTGGCGCGCAGCCTCGCCGCGCCCCTCCTGCTGAGCACCCGGGACGCCGTGCCCGCGGCCACCGCCGGGTACCTGCGCGAGCACGCCACCGCCTCGGTGCTGCTCGTCGGCGGCCCCGACGCCCTCGGCGGGGGCACGGCCGCGCAGCTGCGGGCCCTCGGCGTCACCGACGTCCAGCGCATCGCCGGGGCGGACCGCTACGCGACCTCGCGCGCGCTCGCGGCGTCCCTGCCGGACGCGGCCCACGGGTGGGCGGCCTCCGGGGAGGACGCCCACCTCGTCGACGCGCTGGCCGCCGCGGGACCGGCTGCGCGGCTGGGGGAGCCGCTGGTGCTCGTCGCCGACGACGACCCCCTGCCCGCCGCCGCCGCGCTGGAGGCGCTCGGCGTCACCTCGACCACGGTCGCCGGCGGTCCCGAGGGCGTCCTCCCCGAGGCGATGGCCCCGCTGCCCACCCCCCGCCGCAGCGCGGGCACCGACCGCTACGGCACCGCCGCGGCCCTCGCGCAGGAGGCGGTGGACCGCGGTGTGCCCGCCGCCGACCTCCTCTTCGCCCCGGGAGTCACGGGGCACCTGGTGGACGCCCTGGCCGCCGGGCCGCTGGGCCGGGCCACCCTGCTGGCGGGGGACGGACCCTCCTCGCAGGACGTCGTCGAGGCGTGGTTCGACACCCACGGCGCGTGGCGGGTCACCGCCGTGGGCGCGGTGGAGGTCGAGGGCGGTGACGCCTGA
- a CDS encoding putative quinol monooxygenase, with translation MFAIAVRFDLTDETAAARFDALVAETVPGILAEEEGTLVYTPHRVDGEPLARLFYEVYRDRDAHAAHEARPATAAFLDQVRGLVSAVRAEFLLPADGA, from the coding sequence GTGTTCGCCATCGCCGTCCGGTTCGACCTGACCGACGAGACCGCCGCCGCCCGCTTCGACGCCCTGGTCGCCGAGACCGTCCCCGGCATCCTCGCCGAGGAGGAGGGCACCCTCGTCTACACCCCCCACCGCGTCGACGGGGAACCCCTGGCGCGGTTGTTCTACGAGGTCTACCGCGACCGCGACGCCCACGCCGCCCACGAGGCCCGGCCCGCGACGGCGGCGTTCCTGGACCAGGTGCGCGGGCTCGTCAGCGCCGTCCGCGCGGAGTTCCTGCTCCCCGCCGACGGGGCCTGA
- a CDS encoding ATP-binding protein, whose translation MAQLVLDPHLAAVPAARRWVVGVLSRCCTTERFAVDEDVVELLTSEVVANAVRHGEGPVTIDVACGADDVRIAVTDAGTDTPVVRHVGPEATGGRGMALLDHLATRWGLDRAQPPATGKTVWFRLSGA comes from the coding sequence ATGGCTCAGCTCGTCCTGGACCCCCACCTCGCCGCCGTTCCCGCCGCCCGCCGCTGGGTCGTGGGGGTGCTCTCGCGCTGCTGCACGACGGAGAGGTTCGCCGTCGACGAGGACGTGGTGGAGCTGCTGACCTCCGAGGTGGTCGCCAACGCGGTGCGCCACGGCGAGGGCCCGGTGACCATCGACGTGGCCTGCGGCGCGGACGACGTGCGCATCGCCGTCACCGACGCCGGCACCGACACCCCCGTGGTCCGCCACGTGGGGCCGGAGGCCACCGGCGGACGCGGCATGGCCCTGCTCGACCACCTCGCCACCCGCTGGGGGCTGGACCGGGCCCAGCCCCCCGCCACCGGCAAGACCGTGTGGTTCCGGTTGTCCGGCGCCTGA
- a CDS encoding GntR family transcriptional regulator, with the protein MHAQRRGGATERTYARLRRDVLDGVLAPGAALAELEQSARLGVSRTPVREAFARLVADGLARPLPGRGLVVAPLDLDGLDHLYDLREALEVKTARLAAAQRRPRVFEEFAARFGRAPGLVDAGELEAYYAVTAEFDEALDEAVANPWMTRALADVRTHLVRIRRLARHDPQRLRAAAAEHQLIAEAVAAGDADLAAHAVHVHLHRSRTHFRAHLDHEPAVEEVSA; encoded by the coding sequence GTGCATGCACAGCGACGGGGCGGGGCGACGGAGCGGACCTACGCCCGGCTGCGCCGGGACGTCCTCGACGGGGTCCTCGCCCCCGGGGCGGCGCTGGCCGAGCTGGAGCAGAGCGCCCGGCTGGGGGTGTCGCGGACCCCCGTGCGCGAGGCGTTCGCCCGCCTCGTCGCCGACGGCCTGGCCCGCCCGCTGCCCGGGCGCGGGCTCGTGGTCGCCCCGCTGGACCTCGACGGCCTGGACCACCTCTACGACCTGCGCGAGGCGCTGGAGGTCAAGACCGCGCGGCTGGCCGCGGCGCAGCGCCGGCCGAGGGTGTTCGAGGAGTTCGCCGCCCGCTTCGGGCGCGCCCCGGGGCTCGTCGACGCCGGGGAGCTGGAGGCCTACTACGCCGTGACCGCGGAGTTCGACGAGGCCCTCGACGAGGCGGTCGCCAACCCCTGGATGACCCGGGCCCTCGCCGACGTCCGCACCCACCTGGTGCGGATCCGCCGCCTCGCCCGCCACGACCCGCAGCGCCTGCGCGCGGCCGCCGCCGAGCACCAGCTCATCGCCGAGGCGGTCGCGGCCGGTGACGCCGACCTCGCCGCCCACGCCGTCCACGTCCACCTGCACCGCAGCCGGACGCACTTCCGGGCCCACCTGGACCACGAACCGGCCGTCGAGGAGGTCAGCGCGTGA
- a CDS encoding RNA polymerase sigma factor, whose protein sequence is MRAVSDAPPGAVAGSDDEARYQDLFVRHFRATVRLARLLGADDPEDVAQEAFVRLHEHRRRLREPAAALAHVRRTAANLATSRLRHLRVVRRTPGEVPRTAASAEDAVVAAERVDELVAALARLPVRQREALVLRYWLDLPVAEVADALDVPVGTAKSTISRAQAALANLLEDRS, encoded by the coding sequence GTGAGAGCAGTCAGCGACGCCCCGCCCGGGGCGGTGGCCGGGTCCGACGACGAGGCGCGGTACCAGGACCTCTTCGTCCGCCACTTCCGCGCCACCGTGCGCCTGGCCCGCCTGCTGGGCGCCGACGACCCCGAGGACGTCGCCCAGGAGGCGTTCGTCCGCCTCCACGAGCACCGCCGCCGGTTGCGCGAGCCCGCCGCGGCCCTCGCGCACGTGCGCCGCACCGCCGCCAACCTGGCCACCTCCCGGCTGCGGCACCTGCGCGTGGTGCGCCGCACCCCGGGCGAGGTCCCGCGCACCGCCGCCTCCGCCGAGGACGCCGTCGTCGCCGCCGAGCGCGTCGACGAGCTCGTCGCCGCGCTCGCCCGCCTACCCGTCCGCCAGCGCGAGGCCCTCGTCCTGCGCTACTGGCTGGACCTGCCGGTGGCCGAGGTCGCCGACGCCCTCGACGTGCCGGTCGGCACGGCCAAGTCCACGATCTCCCGCGCCCAGGCCGCGCTCGCGAACCTCCTGGAGGACCGCTCGTGA
- a CDS encoding SpoIIE family protein phosphatase has product MVAAAVPGSAPADPGLQRLAKLAARLLSAPASQVWLLPDGRAAGAPADPAPPGSTDPLCAVTAAGRAPLVVDDAAADPRVASLPPVTGGAVRAYLGVPLLGQDGHVVGVLCVSAPAPRRWADADVAVLTDLAEAAAAELELSALSLQYEADRLRWQLAVAAGGVGSFDWDLRADVLTWDERVLELFGYTAEDFDGTMAAFEARVHPDDLERVRRSLGAAVGDAAPFEAEYRLVLPDGDTRWVKARGETVRGADGQPAHLLGAVHDTTAERHEDARVSRVLESMSSAFFSLDRDWRFSYVNAEAERVLQRPRAELLGQDVWELFPDAVGAEFERQYRRAMDTGEQVDFEAHYPAPLDRWYEVRAWRDPDGLSVYFLDVTTRKAAQQQAEAERAATQEALRTAERAQREARAAQEAAERTARRLALLARVSADLTATLDTEEAVSRLGRHLVPALGDWCIVTLVDGEGDLRDIGCWHAQEELRPLLERYREVRLPCLSPDAPLHQALREDRSVVLSTRAAERIGALLTEPARDLLRQLAPESVQMVPLRARGRTVGLVSVFRGAGVPAPSEEDLLIAAEVADRAGLALDNARLYAQQQHVAEGLQRSLLSAPVEPDHLQIVVRYRPAARSAQVGGDWYDAFLQADGATVLAIGDVMGHDITAAAAMSQVRSLLRGIAYFSGGTPAVVLSGLDAAMEGLAVDTTATAVVARLEQSLDERARGVTRLRWSNAGHPAPVLLTPDGTVTALTGLGHDLLLGIDPRAPRIDEQVALDRGSTLLLYTDGLVERRGQDYDEGLLRLHGAMTELAGADLDGLCDGVLARLLPEHAEDDVALVAVRLHPQDRPRPAEAGPRRVPPGVPAEPPPPGA; this is encoded by the coding sequence GTGGTCGCAGCAGCGGTACCGGGGAGCGCGCCGGCGGACCCGGGGCTGCAGCGCCTGGCGAAGCTCGCCGCGCGGCTGCTGTCGGCCCCGGCCTCGCAGGTCTGGCTGCTCCCCGACGGGCGGGCCGCCGGGGCGCCGGCGGACCCCGCCCCGCCCGGCTCGACGGACCCGCTGTGCGCGGTGACCGCGGCCGGCCGCGCGCCCCTGGTCGTCGACGACGCCGCCGCCGACCCGCGGGTGGCCTCGCTGCCCCCGGTGACCGGCGGGGCGGTCCGCGCCTACCTGGGCGTCCCCCTGCTGGGGCAGGACGGCCACGTCGTCGGCGTCCTCTGCGTCTCCGCCCCCGCCCCGCGCCGGTGGGCGGACGCCGACGTGGCGGTGCTGACCGACCTGGCCGAGGCCGCGGCGGCGGAGCTGGAGCTGTCCGCGCTGTCCCTGCAGTACGAGGCCGACCGGCTGCGCTGGCAGCTGGCCGTCGCCGCCGGCGGGGTGGGCAGCTTCGACTGGGACCTGCGCGCCGACGTGCTCACCTGGGACGAGCGGGTCCTGGAGCTGTTCGGCTACACCGCGGAGGACTTCGACGGCACCATGGCCGCCTTCGAGGCGCGCGTGCACCCCGACGACCTGGAGCGGGTCCGCCGGTCGCTGGGCGCCGCCGTCGGCGACGCCGCCCCCTTCGAGGCCGAGTACCGCCTCGTCCTGCCCGACGGGGACACCCGGTGGGTCAAGGCGCGCGGGGAGACGGTGCGCGGCGCCGACGGGCAGCCGGCGCACCTGCTCGGCGCGGTCCACGACACCACCGCCGAGCGGCACGAGGACGCCCGGGTCTCGCGGGTGCTGGAGTCGATGTCCTCGGCGTTCTTCTCCCTGGACCGCGACTGGCGCTTCAGCTACGTCAACGCCGAGGCCGAGCGGGTGCTGCAGCGCCCGCGCGCGGAACTGCTGGGCCAGGACGTGTGGGAGCTGTTCCCCGACGCGGTCGGCGCCGAGTTCGAGCGGCAGTACCGCCGGGCGATGGACACCGGCGAGCAGGTCGACTTCGAGGCGCACTACCCCGCGCCCCTGGACCGCTGGTACGAGGTGCGGGCCTGGCGCGACCCCGACGGGCTGTCGGTGTACTTCCTCGACGTCACCACCCGCAAGGCCGCCCAGCAGCAGGCCGAGGCGGAACGGGCGGCGACGCAGGAGGCGCTGCGCACCGCCGAGCGGGCGCAGCGCGAGGCCCGCGCGGCGCAGGAGGCCGCCGAGCGCACCGCGCGGCGGCTGGCGCTGCTGGCCCGGGTCAGCGCCGACCTGACCGCGACGCTGGACACCGAGGAGGCCGTCTCCCGCCTGGGGCGGCACCTGGTGCCGGCGCTGGGGGACTGGTGCATCGTCACCCTCGTCGACGGCGAGGGGGACCTGCGCGACATCGGCTGCTGGCACGCGCAGGAGGAGCTGCGCCCCCTGCTGGAGCGCTACCGCGAGGTGCGCCTGCCCTGCCTGAGCCCCGACGCCCCCCTGCACCAGGCCCTGCGGGAGGACCGCTCCGTCGTGCTGTCCACCCGCGCCGCGGAACGGATCGGGGCCCTGCTCACCGAGCCGGCCCGGGACCTGCTGCGGCAGCTCGCGCCGGAGTCCGTGCAGATGGTGCCGCTGCGCGCCCGGGGGCGCACCGTCGGGCTGGTCAGCGTCTTCCGCGGCGCGGGGGTGCCCGCGCCGAGCGAGGAGGACCTCCTGATCGCCGCGGAGGTCGCCGACCGCGCCGGGCTGGCCCTGGACAACGCCCGCCTGTACGCCCAGCAGCAGCACGTGGCGGAGGGGTTGCAGCGCAGCCTGCTGAGCGCGCCGGTCGAACCGGACCACCTGCAGATCGTGGTGCGCTACCGCCCCGCCGCGCGCTCGGCGCAGGTGGGCGGGGACTGGTACGACGCGTTCCTGCAGGCCGACGGGGCCACGGTCCTGGCCATCGGCGACGTCATGGGGCACGACATCACCGCCGCCGCGGCGATGAGCCAGGTGCGCTCGCTGCTGCGCGGCATCGCCTACTTCAGCGGCGGGACCCCGGCCGTGGTGCTGTCCGGTCTGGACGCCGCCATGGAGGGGCTGGCCGTGGACACCACCGCCACCGCCGTGGTGGCGCGCCTGGAGCAGAGCCTGGACGAGCGGGCGCGGGGCGTGACCCGGCTGCGCTGGTCCAACGCCGGCCACCCCGCGCCGGTGCTGCTGACCCCCGACGGCACCGTGACGGCGCTGACGGGACTGGGCCACGACCTGCTGCTGGGCATCGACCCGCGCGCCCCGCGCATCGACGAGCAGGTCGCGCTGGACCGCGGGTCGACGCTGCTGCTCTACACCGACGGGCTGGTCGAGCGCCGCGGGCAGGACTACGACGAGGGCCTGCTGCGGCTGCACGGCGCGATGACCGAGCTGGCCGGGGCGGACCTGGACGGCCTGTGCGACGGGGTCCTGGCGCGGCTGCTGCCCGAGCACGCCGAGGACGACGTCGCCCTCGTCGCCGTCCGCCTGCACCCCCAGGACCGTCCCCGTCCCGCGGAGGCGGGCCCCCGGCGGGTGCCCCCGGGCGTCCCGGCGGAACCCCCGCCGCCCGGGGCCTGA